From one Flavobacteriales bacterium genomic stretch:
- a CDS encoding DUF2490 domain-containing protein: MRRHRARPVVLAAALLLAFAAEAQDPLRPAQRQELWVSAAATSRLPESLHGLLGRRYDRFRVRGELGYRSADVFFAGRQIYLDVNLRFKPKKWLALAVEHRFAGRTGTTGLRNRSIVQAEMQKEMGRATAEYRFVYQHSFIEWGGQREVFRNRFQLGYNIPKWKFDPELSVELFTWAGYRGWSYFGTRWQFSTEYKLAKGHAISAALVHDRERDRAWPTHRWIGSFTYTVNLRDL, from the coding sequence ATGAGGCGGCACCGCGCACGCCCGGTCGTGCTCGCAGCGGCGCTCCTGCTCGCATTCGCAGCAGAGGCCCAGGATCCCTTGCGCCCAGCGCAGCGCCAGGAGCTCTGGGTATCCGCAGCCGCGACCTCGCGCTTGCCGGAATCGCTGCATGGCCTATTGGGCAGGCGCTATGATCGATTCCGCGTGCGCGGTGAGCTCGGCTACCGCAGCGCCGATGTGTTCTTCGCGGGCCGGCAGATCTACCTCGATGTGAACCTGCGCTTCAAGCCGAAGAAGTGGCTGGCACTGGCCGTGGAGCACCGTTTCGCCGGGCGCACCGGAACGACCGGCTTGCGCAACCGCAGCATCGTGCAGGCCGAGATGCAGAAGGAGATGGGCCGGGCAACAGCCGAGTACCGCTTCGTTTACCAGCACAGCTTCATCGAGTGGGGCGGCCAGCGTGAAGTGTTCCGCAACCGCTTCCAGCTCGGCTACAACATCCCGAAGTGGAAGTTCGATCCGGAGCTGAGCGTCGAGCTCTTCACCTGGGCCGGTTACAGAGGCTGGTCGTACTTCGGTACCCGATGGCAATTCAGCACGGAATACAAGCTGGCCAAAGGCCATGCGATCAGCGCTGCGCTGGTGCATGACCGCGAACGCGACAGGGCTTGGCCAACCCACCGATGGATCGGCTCCTTCACTTATACGGTGAACCTGCGCGACCTTTGA
- a CDS encoding SCO family protein, with protein MNPLLLRIAAFSAIAAGLIITGYFIVRPSDRLPVLHPKQINPRLVDADVRQAEGEHRISDFMLIDQRGDTVTLATAEGRIIIADFFFTTCPTICPKMTTNLARVQQAYPGDARLMILSHSVTPEADSVPVLAAYAALHGADHAQWRFLTGDRAQIYRLARRSYFACLDEGDGGLQDFVHTENLVLVDPQWRLRGFYDGTSTAETDRLLADIEKLMREEEER; from the coding sequence GTGAACCCGCTGCTGCTCCGCATCGCAGCCTTCTCGGCCATCGCCGCAGGGCTCATCATCACGGGCTACTTCATCGTCCGGCCTTCCGACCGTCTCCCGGTCCTCCACCCGAAGCAGATCAACCCACGGCTGGTAGATGCCGATGTGCGCCAAGCCGAGGGCGAGCACCGCATCAGCGACTTCATGCTGATCGATCAACGCGGAGACACGGTCACCCTCGCCACTGCGGAAGGGCGCATCATCATCGCGGACTTCTTCTTCACCACCTGCCCGACCATCTGCCCGAAGATGACCACGAACCTCGCGCGCGTGCAGCAAGCCTATCCTGGCGATGCGCGGCTCATGATCCTCTCCCACTCGGTGACGCCCGAGGCGGACAGCGTGCCCGTGCTAGCAGCCTACGCCGCGCTCCATGGCGCCGACCATGCCCAATGGCGATTCCTCACCGGAGACCGGGCGCAGATCTACCGACTCGCGCGCCGTAGCTACTTCGCGTGCCTCGACGAGGGAGATGGCGGCCTGCAGGATTTCGTGCATACCGAGAACCTGGTGCTCGTGGACCCGCAGTGGCGCTTGCGCGGATTCTATGACGGCACCAGCACCGCCGAGACCGATCGGCTCCTCGCTGACATCGAGAAGCTGATGCGCGAAGAGGAGGAACGGTGA
- a CDS encoding L,D-transpeptidase — MRALLLSALLLLSPSLPAQSSVPMAHPKQGIADMLVEYMALRYPDANLAGDLLYISARRQRLFHVRGSQLLADFPVATSSNGLGGAQDSFRTPTGLHRVAEKHGAHVPPLGILKDREFTGQLADPDFSGVDKDWITSRILWLEGMEPGINMGEGIDSYARYIYIHGTANERSVGTPSSRGCVRMRNADVIAVFDQVPVGALVVILDN, encoded by the coding sequence GTGCGCGCACTGCTCCTGTCCGCCTTGCTCCTGCTGTCACCTTCACTGCCGGCCCAATCGTCCGTGCCGATGGCGCACCCCAAGCAAGGCATCGCGGACATGCTCGTGGAGTACATGGCATTGCGCTATCCCGATGCGAACCTTGCCGGCGACCTGCTCTACATCTCCGCGCGGCGGCAACGGCTCTTCCATGTGCGTGGCAGCCAACTGCTCGCGGATTTCCCGGTTGCGACCAGCAGCAATGGCCTTGGTGGCGCGCAGGACAGCTTCCGCACGCCCACCGGCCTGCACCGCGTGGCAGAGAAGCACGGAGCGCATGTCCCGCCGCTCGGGATCCTGAAAGACCGGGAATTCACCGGCCAACTCGCCGACCCCGACTTCAGCGGCGTGGACAAGGACTGGATCACCTCACGGATCCTATGGCTCGAAGGCATGGAGCCCGGCATCAATATGGGCGAAGGCATCGATAGCTATGCGCGGTACATATACATACACGGCACGGCCAATGAGCGCAGCGTCGGCACGCCCAGCTCACGCGGATGCGTGCGCATGCGGAATGCCGACGTGATCGCCGTGTTCGATCAAGTCCCGGTGGGCGCACTGGTCGTGATCCTCGACAACTGA
- the rmuC gene encoding DNA recombination protein RmuC: MLPGLAIGLLLGFIVGYAFHAWRTGKAGLEVMDQLRTAHRDEVDGLRTQLNEQVRRTEERTAEAGRVANELAAEKEKLKHALQRLDDQKAEIEQMQQRMTTEFENIANRLLAQRGKELNEQQQERLTGILKPLQERIKDFEDKVQKAYDEEGRQRFALKGEVARLVEQNQRLSQDANDLTRALKGDSQAQGAWGEMLLEKLLESSGLVKGQEYSMQESTTLADGSRLRPDAVVMLPEGKHIIIDSKVSLLHYERFASATDDAERERMMKLFVESLRAHAKGLGEKDYTKLYGVQSVDFVLMFVPIEPAFLLALRERPEVFQEAYDRQVVMVTHTTLMATLRTVHGIWKNERIAQHHQEIAERAGALYEKFVGFTDDLLKVGTEMNRAKDSYESAMKKLGTGSGNLVRQVELMKRLGAKTSKSLNEKLLARSIGEEP; this comes from the coding sequence GTGCTCCCTGGACTTGCCATCGGACTGCTGCTCGGCTTCATCGTGGGTTACGCCTTTCACGCCTGGCGCACAGGAAAGGCGGGCTTGGAAGTGATGGATCAGCTCCGGACCGCGCATCGCGATGAGGTCGATGGCCTTCGTACGCAGCTCAACGAGCAGGTGCGCCGGACAGAAGAGCGGACCGCCGAAGCCGGGCGCGTCGCGAACGAGTTGGCTGCTGAGAAAGAGAAGCTGAAGCACGCACTGCAGCGCCTCGATGACCAGAAAGCCGAGATCGAGCAAATGCAGCAGCGGATGACCACCGAATTCGAGAACATCGCCAACCGTCTGCTGGCCCAGCGCGGCAAGGAGCTGAATGAGCAGCAGCAGGAGCGCCTCACCGGGATCCTCAAGCCCCTGCAGGAGCGCATCAAGGACTTTGAGGACAAGGTGCAGAAGGCCTACGACGAGGAAGGGCGGCAGCGCTTTGCCTTGAAGGGCGAGGTGGCCCGGCTGGTTGAGCAGAACCAGAGGCTTAGCCAGGATGCCAACGACCTCACCCGTGCCTTGAAAGGCGACTCACAGGCGCAAGGGGCCTGGGGCGAGATGCTCCTGGAGAAGCTGCTCGAATCATCGGGCCTGGTGAAAGGCCAGGAGTATTCGATGCAGGAGAGCACCACGCTGGCCGATGGCTCGCGCCTGCGGCCCGATGCCGTGGTGATGCTGCCTGAAGGCAAGCACATCATCATCGACAGCAAGGTGAGCCTGCTGCACTACGAGCGCTTCGCGTCAGCTACCGATGATGCGGAGCGCGAGCGCATGATGAAGCTCTTCGTGGAGAGCCTGCGCGCGCATGCGAAAGGCCTGGGCGAGAAGGACTACACCAAGCTATACGGCGTGCAGAGCGTTGACTTTGTGCTGATGTTCGTGCCCATTGAACCGGCCTTCCTGCTCGCGCTGCGCGAACGGCCAGAGGTGTTCCAAGAGGCCTATGACCGGCAGGTGGTGATGGTGACGCACACCACCCTGATGGCCACCCTGCGCACCGTACACGGCATCTGGAAGAACGAGCGCATCGCGCAGCACCACCAGGAGATCGCGGAACGGGCCGGCGCCCTATACGAGAAATTCGTTGGCTTCACCGACGACCTGCTGAAGGTGGGCACCGAGATGAATCGCGCGAAGGACTCATACGAATCCGCCATGAAGAAGCTGGGCACCGGAAGCGGAAACCTGGTGCGGCAAGTGGAATTGATGAAGAGGCTCGGCGCGAAGACGAGCAAGAGCCTGAACGAGAAGCTGCTCGCGCGATCAATTGGAGAGGAGCCATGA
- a CDS encoding GWxTD domain-containing protein, whose protein sequence is MSGISRLTVLVALAITACRGSAPIMQRDNLVHVYGKGPASIRLDARVHHIDGERSVIYFKLNTADLLYKGDGISGSFKARARITYGSFPNWESRQLLDSASTMVTDVSTAANEERELIGSIALSRNSGRNFVLKVVARDLHRDNESAVMLRVEGADEMAQQHFLPIDPNNGLPLFSDHQPAYRAIAVRNEALPGATLRITRHTMPQHMPSPVFSTDARDRSDPQADSSFTVVMDSTGRCDLPPLGPGIYHFAKDSLAAGLSPGYTLVLLEKAFPWVDHAEDLLKPLRYITSLQEFERISKEADTRKAVERFWIDASGDRERAREALRIYYGRAENANRHFSALTEGWRTDRGLVHIIFGTPTTIYRSDRGETWTYGEENNIMSLSFNFVRRKSALTDNDLWLERDATLKGAWYRNVESWRNGRVYQN, encoded by the coding sequence ATGAGCGGGATCAGCCGATTGACCGTCCTTGTGGCCCTGGCCATCACTGCCTGCCGCGGCTCGGCGCCCATCATGCAGCGCGACAACCTCGTGCACGTTTACGGCAAAGGGCCGGCGAGCATCCGCCTCGACGCGCGCGTGCATCACATCGACGGGGAACGTTCCGTGATCTACTTCAAGCTGAACACGGCAGACCTGCTCTATAAGGGCGATGGCATCAGCGGTTCCTTCAAGGCTCGCGCACGCATCACGTACGGCAGTTTCCCGAATTGGGAATCGCGGCAGCTGCTCGATAGCGCCAGCACCATGGTGACCGATGTGAGCACCGCCGCAAACGAAGAACGCGAGCTGATCGGCAGCATCGCCCTTAGTCGGAATTCGGGCCGGAACTTCGTCCTGAAGGTGGTGGCCCGCGACCTGCACCGTGACAACGAGAGCGCCGTGATGCTGCGTGTGGAAGGAGCCGATGAGATGGCCCAGCAGCACTTCCTCCCGATCGACCCGAACAACGGCCTGCCCCTCTTCAGCGATCATCAACCAGCATATCGTGCCATCGCCGTGCGCAACGAGGCCCTCCCAGGCGCCACCCTGCGCATCACCCGCCACACCATGCCCCAGCACATGCCCTCACCGGTATTCAGCACCGATGCGCGCGACCGCAGCGATCCGCAGGCGGACAGCTCCTTCACGGTGGTCATGGATTCCACGGGCCGGTGCGACCTGCCTCCGCTGGGCCCCGGCATCTATCACTTCGCCAAGGATTCGCTTGCTGCGGGCCTGAGCCCCGGCTATACGCTGGTGCTGCTTGAAAAGGCCTTCCCGTGGGTGGACCATGCCGAGGACCTGCTGAAGCCCTTGCGCTACATCACCAGCCTCCAGGAATTCGAGCGTATCAGCAAGGAGGCCGATACGCGCAAGGCGGTCGAGCGCTTCTGGATCGATGCGTCAGGCGATCGCGAGCGCGCACGCGAGGCGCTACGGATCTATTATGGCCGGGCGGAGAACGCCAACCGCCACTTCAGCGCGCTCACCGAAGGCTGGCGCACCGATCGAGGACTGGTTCACATCATCTTCGGCACCCCCACCACCATCTACCGGAGCGATCGCGGCGAGACCTGGACCTACGGCGAAGAGAACAACATCATGAGCCTCTCCTTCAATTTCGTGCGGCGCAAAAGCGCATTGACGGACAACGATCTCTGGCTCGAGCGTGATGCCACCTTGAAGGGCGCCTGGTACCGCAACGTGGAGAGCTGGAGGAATGGAAGGGTATATCAGAATTGA
- the rlmB gene encoding 23S rRNA (guanosine(2251)-2'-O)-methyltransferase RlmB, whose amino-acid sequence MRDKELICGAHAVIEAIRAGKNVEKLLLRREAGGEGIREIRALALERGIPWQPVPVEKLDRLTRTEHQGVIALLSPVDEQDLDEVIAQAYERGEAPLIIALDGVTDVRNLGAIARSAECFGAHALLVPKQGTARLGSDAVKSSAGALMRKPVCRVSRLTEGLNRARAHGLRIVALTEKASTTLHGTDLSGPLVVVLGDEGEGISDPVLRMADALASIPMAGSIGSLNVSVAGGIALHAVLHARMAG is encoded by the coding sequence ATGCGCGACAAGGAGCTGATTTGCGGAGCACACGCGGTGATCGAGGCGATCCGCGCAGGCAAGAATGTAGAGAAGCTGTTGCTGCGCCGTGAGGCTGGCGGAGAAGGCATCCGGGAGATCCGAGCGCTGGCCTTGGAGCGCGGCATACCGTGGCAACCCGTGCCCGTGGAGAAGCTCGACCGGCTCACGCGCACCGAGCATCAAGGTGTGATCGCGCTGTTGAGCCCGGTTGATGAGCAGGACCTCGACGAGGTCATCGCGCAAGCCTACGAGCGGGGTGAAGCGCCATTGATCATTGCACTTGATGGCGTCACGGACGTGCGCAACCTCGGCGCGATCGCCCGCAGCGCCGAGTGCTTCGGGGCGCATGCCCTGCTGGTGCCCAAGCAAGGAACAGCGCGCTTAGGCAGCGATGCCGTGAAAAGCAGCGCCGGCGCCTTGATGCGCAAACCGGTTTGCCGGGTATCGCGCTTGACCGAAGGATTGAATCGCGCTCGCGCGCATGGGCTGCGCATCGTTGCCCTCACCGAGAAAGCCAGCACTACCCTGCACGGCACCGACCTCAGCGGCCCGCTTGTGGTGGTGCTCGGTGACGAAGGGGAAGGGATTTCGGACCCTGTGCTGCGCATGGCCGATGCCTTGGCGAGCATTCCCATGGCCGGCAGCATCGGTTCGCTCAATGTGAGCGTAGCCGGCGGCATTGCCTTGCACGCCGTGCTCCACGCCCGGATGGCCGGGTAG